In Pleuronectes platessa chromosome 4, fPlePla1.1, whole genome shotgun sequence, the following proteins share a genomic window:
- the acacb gene encoding acetyl-CoA carboxylase 2 isoform X3 produces MSGLHLVKKGREHRKMDLQRDFTVASPAEFVTRFGGNRVIEKVLIANNGIAAVKCMRSIRRWSYEMFRNERTIRFVVMVTPEDLKANAEYIKMADHYVPVPGGPNNNNYANVELIVDIAKRIPVQAVWAGWGHASENPKLPDLLSKAGISFLGPSSKAMWALGDKVASSIVAQTADIPTLPWSGSGLRVDWTEEDQAGENVISVPQEIYVKGCVLDVDDGLAGAERIGYPVVIKASEGGGGKGIRKVESSEDFASSFRQVQTEVPGSPIFVMQLAQHARHLEVQILADEYGNAISLFGRDCSIQRRHQKIIEEAPATIALPSTFEQMEQFAVRLAKMVGYVSAGTVEYLFSEDGSFHFLELNPRLQVEHPCTEMIGDVNLPAAQLQIAMGIPLDRIKDIRLLYGETPWGDTIINFVNPDVIPSPRGHVIAARITSENPDEGFKPSSGTVQELNFRSSKNVWGYFSVGATGGLHEFADSQFGHCFSWGENREEAISNMVVAMKELSIRGDFRTTVEYLIKLLETENFRNNDIDTGWLDHLIAEKVQAERPDTMLGVVCGGLHVADASFRKSMSDYLHSLERGQVLPAASLLNSVSLDLVYEGVKFCLKVARQSPTTYFIVMNSSNIEIDVHRLSDGGLLLSYDGSSHTTYMKEEVDSYRITVGNKTCVFEKEKDPTVLRSPSAGKLLQYMVEDGGHVNAGDVYAEMEVMKMVMTLTVQQSGCIHFVKRPGAVLVLGCVVAHIELDDPSSIHRVELNTAMLPPQQPLPMVGEKLHQVFHSVLENLTKVMEGYCLEEPYFSTKLKKWVATMMKTLRDPSLPLLELQEIMTSVAGRVPPSVEKNIRKVIAQYASNITSVLCQFPSQRIANILDSHAATLQRKADREVFFMNTQSIVQLVQRYRSGIRGYMKSVVLDLLKRYLQVEMQFQQAHYDKCVINLREQHKPDMSPVLEYIFSHAQVPKKNILVTMLIDQLCGRDSTLADELMAILNELTQLSKTENSRVALRARQVLIASHLPSYELRHNQVESIFLSAIDMYGHQFCPENLKKLILSETSIFDVLPNFFYHSNQVVCMAALEVYVRRAYIAYELNSIQHHQLQDGTCAVDFQFMLPSSHPNRGSSPTLNRLPVPMHGSGQFNMRRQSSELFLEGAWSPPCQRMGAMVAFQCFDDFRRNFDEVLSSFAEPLAETSPFLESCSSLYDEESFKNTRENPIHIINVSIKSADTEDDNALVTELTAFTQSKRAILFEYGIRRITFLIAQKREFPKFFTFRARDGFQEDRIYRNLEPALAFQLELNRMRNFGLKAVPCSNHKMHLYLGAARVQEGAEVTDYRYFIRAIIRHSDLITKEASFEYLQNEGERLLLEAMDELEVAFSNTSIRTDCNHIFLNFVPTVIMDPSKIEESVRSMVMRYGSRLWKLRVLQAELKINIRLTPTGNAVPVRLFLTNESGYYLDISLYKEVNDLSSGQIMFQSYGDKHGPLHGMLINTPYVTKDLLQAKRFQAQTLGTTYVYDFPEMFRQALFKLWGPGEKYPKDVLICAELVLDPQGRLVQMNRLPGDNDVGMVAFRLKMKTPEYPAGRDIIVICNDITHMIGSFGPQEDELFLRASELARAEGIPRIYISANSGARIGLAEEIKHMFQVAWIDPADPYKGFKYLYLTPQDYTRISSTNSVHCHHVEEGGESRYIIMDIIGKDEGLGVENLRGSGTIAGETSQAYEEIITISMVTCRAIGIGAYLVRLGQRVIQVENSHIILTGASALNKVLGREVYTSNNQLGGIQIMHNNGVTHTTVPDDFEGVFTILQWLSYMPKDKHSPVPVIAAKDPVDREIEFTPTKAPYDPRWMLAGRPHPTVRGAWQSGFFDHGSFMEIMESWAKTVVVGRARLGGIPLGVIAVETRTVEFTVPADPANLDSESKVLQQAGQVWFPDSAFKTAQAICDFNRERLPLMVFANWRGFSGGMKDMYDQVLKFGAYIVDALHGFHQPVLVYIPPHAELRGGSWVVIDPTINPLCMELYADKESRGGVLEAEGTVEIKFRRKDLLKTMTRLDSVYASLVEQLASLEPSDTRCRALESKLKAREEFLLPIYHQVAVQFVDLHDTPGRMQEKGVITDILEWKNVRTFFYWRLRRLLLEQVVKCEILQANKDLSDGHVQSMLRRWFAETEGTVKAYLWDNNQAVVEWLEKHLSMEDSGTQSAIRENIKYLKRENTLKHIQSLVQANPDVAMDCIIHMSQSITPSQRVKLLHLFSTMDNTSAS; encoded by the exons ATGTCCGGGCTTCATTTGGTGAAAAAAGGACGTGAACACAGAAAGATGGATCTACAGAGGGACTTCACTGTGGCCTCTCCGGCTGAGTTTGTCACCCGATTCGGTGGAAACCGTGTCATCGAAAAA gtgcTGATTGCCAACAATGGCATCGCCGCAGTCAAGTGTATGCGCTCTATCCGTCGATGGTCCTACGAAATGTTCCGCAACGAGAGGACCATCCGCTTTGTTGTCATGGTGACGCCTGAAGACTTGAAGGCTAATGCAG AATACATTAAAATGGCGGATCATTATGTGCCTGTACCTGGCGGGCCCAACAATAACAACTATGCCAACGTAGAGCTGATAGTGGACATTGCAAAAAGAATCCCAGTGCAG GCTGTGTGGGCCGGCTGGGGACATGCGTCAGAAAATCCCAAACTGCCCGACCTCCTGAGCAAAGCAGGGATATCCTTTTTAG GGCCGTCCAGTAAGGCCATGTGGGCTCTAGGGGATAAAGTGGCTTCGTCTATTGTGGCCCAGACTGCTGACATCCCCACACTCCCATGGAGCGGATCAG GTCTGAGAGTGGACTGGACAGAGGAGGACCAAGCTGGAGAAAATGTGATCAGTGTTCCTCAAGAGATCTACGTGAAGGGCTGCGTCCTCGATGTAGACGACGGCCTGGCA GGAGCTGAGAGGATCGGTTATCCGGTTGTCATCAAGGCCTCTGAGGGTGGAGGTGGAAAGGGAATCCGTAAAGTAGAAAGTTCTGAGGACTTTGCCAGTTCATTTAGACAG gttCAGACAGAGGTACCCGGCTCACCCATCTTCGTCATGCAGCTGGCTCAGCATGCGAGGCACCTCGAGGTGCAGATACTGGCCGATGAATACGGGAATGCCATCTCTCTGTTTGGACGAGACTGCTCCATCCAGAGGAGGCACCAGAAGATCATAGAGGAGGCTCCTGCCACCATAGCTCTTCCCTCCACGTTTGAGCAGATGGAACAG TTTGCTGTGCGGCTTGCCAAGATGGTGGGTTATGTGAGTGCAGGTACTGTGGAGTATCTCTTCTCTGAAGATGGAAGTTTCCACTTCCTGGAGCTGAATCCACGTCTGCAGGTTGAGCATCCGTGCACAGAGATGATCGGAGATGTAAACCTGCCCGCTGCCCAGCTTCAG ATTGCCATGGGAATCCCGCTGGATAGAATCAAGGACATCCGCCTGCTTTATGGAGAAACTCCGTGGGGCGACACCATCATAAACTTTGTGAATCCAGACGTCATCCCGAGTCCAAGAGGCCACGTCATAGCTGCTCGCATCACCAGCGAGAACCCTGACGAG GGGTTCAAGCCCAGTTCTGGCACCGTGCAGGAGCTGAACTTCCGCAGCAGTAAAAATGTGTGGGGCTACTTCAGCGTGGGAGCGACCGGTGGCCTGCATGAATTTGCGGACTCGCAGTTCGGACACTGTTTCTCGTGGGGCGAGAACCGAGAAGAAGCCATTTC GAACATGGTGGTGGCGATGAAGGAGCTGTCCATCAGAGGCGACTTCAGGACAACTGTCGAGTATCTCATTAAGCTGCTGGAGACGGAAAACTTCAGAAACAATGACATCGACACTGGCTGGCTGGATCATCTCATTGCAGAGAAAGTGCAG GCAGAGAGACCAGACACCATGCTGGGTGTTGTCTGTGGGGGTTTGCACGTCGCCGATGCGAGCTTCAGAAAGAGCATGTCTGATTACCTACATTCCCTGGAAAG AGGACAGGTGCTGCCTGCAGCCAGTCTCCTCAACTCCGTCAGTCTCGACCTTGTATACGAAGGAGTCAAGTTCTGTCTCAAG GTGGCGCGCCAGTCCCCGACAACATACTTCATTGTGATGAACAGCTCCAACATTGAAATAGACGTCCACAGGCTAAGTGATGGAGGCCTCCTGCTGTCCTACGATGGCAGCAGTCACACCACCTACATGAAGGAGGAGGTCGACAG TTACCGCATCACTGTTGGCAACAAGACCTGTGTgtttgagaaagagaaagatccCACTGTGCTGAGGTCGCCCTCCGCTGGCAAGCTGCTGCAGTACATGGTGGAGGACGGAGGACATGTTAATGCGGGGGACGTCTACGCTGAGATGGAG gtgatgaagatggtgatgaCCCTGACTGTGCAGCAGTCTGGTTGTATCCACTTTGTTAAGAGACCTGGAgccgtgctggtgcttggctGCGTGGTGGCACATATCGAACTCGACGACCCCAGCAGTATACACcgg GTGGAGCTCAACACAGCCATGTTGCCGCCCCAGCAGCCGCTGCCCATGGTCGGGGAGAAGCTTCACCAGGTGTTTCACAGTGTCCTCGAGAACCTGACTAAGGTCATGGAAGGGTACTGCCTTGAAGAGCCCTACTTCAGCACCAAG CTGAAAAAGTGGGTGGCCACCATGATGAAGACTCTAAGAGACCCCTCCCTGCCGCTGCTGGAGCTCCAGGAGATCATGACCAGTGTGGCGGGACGCGTTCCACCCAGCGTTGAGAAAAACATCCGTAAAGTCATAGCCCAGTACGCCAGCAACATCACGTCCGTCCTCTGCCAGTTCCCCAGTCAAAGG ATTGCAAATATTCTAGACAGCCATGCAGCGACCCTGCAGAGGAAAGCTGACCGGGAGGTTTTCTTCATGAACACTCAGAGCATCGTACAGCTGGTACAAAG GTACCGCAGTGGAATCCGGGGGTATATGAAGTCTGTGGTTCTAGATCTGCTGAAGCGCTATCTGCAGGTCGAGATGCAGTTTCAGCAAG CTCACTATGACAAGTGTGTCATCAACTtgagagaacagcacaaacccGACATGAGTCCGGTGCTGGAGTACATCTTCTCTCATGCTCAGGTCCCCAAGAAGAACATCCTGGTCACAATGCTCATC GACCAACTGTGCGGACGGGATTCCACACTGGCCGATGAGCTGATGGCGATTCTGAATGAACTCACACAGCTCAGTAAGACGGAGAACTCCCGGGTGGCACTGAGAGCCCGACAG GTCTTGATTGCCTCACATCTACCATCATATGAGCTGAGACACAACCAGGTGGAGTCCATCTTCCTGTCGGCCATTGACATGTACGGACACCAGTTCTGTCCGGAAAACCTGAAG AAACTCATCCTCTCTGAAACCTCCATATTTGATGTTTTACCCAATTTCTTCTATCACTCCAATCAAGTGGTATGCATGGCTGCACTTGAG GTGTATGTGCGCAGAGCTTATATCGCCTATGAGCTAAACAGCATCCAGCATCACCAGCTGCAGGACGGAACATGTGCTGTGGACTTCCAGTTTATGTTGCCGTCATCACATCCCAACAG AGGGAGCAGCCCTACTCTGAACAG aCTTCCTGTGCCGATGCATGGATCAGGACAGTTTAACATGAGGCGTCAGAGCAGTGAGCTCTTCCTGGAGGGAGCCTGGTCTCCACCCTGCCAGCGCATGGGTGCCATGGTGGCCTTCCAGTGTTTCGACGACTTCAGAAG gaATTTCGATGAAGTTCTTTCCAGCTTTGCAGAACCACTCGCGGAGACTTCTCCGTTCTTGGagtcctgctccagtctctatGATGAGGAGAGTTTTAAG AATACGAGGGAGAACCCAATCCACATCATTAATGTGTCCATCAAATCAGCAGATACGGAGGATGACAATGCCTTGGTCACAGAGTTGACTGCCTTCACCCAGTCAAAG AGAGCGATCCTCTTCGAGTATGGAATCAGGAGAATCACGTTTTTGATCGCACAGAAG AGAGAATTTCCCAAGTTCTTCACGTTCAGAGCTAGAGACGGG TTCCAGGAGGATCGTATTTACAGGAATCTGGAGCCAGCGTTGGCGTTTCAGCTGGAGCTCAACCGTATGAGGAACTTCGGCCTGAAAGCTGTTCCCTGTTCCAACCACAAGATGCACCTCTACCTGGGCGCTGCTCGTGTTCAGGAGGGAGCTGAGGTCACAGACTACCGCTACTTCATCCGAGCCATCATCCGCCACTCGGACCTCATTACCAAG GAAGCCTCCTTTGAATACCTTCAAAATGAGGGAGAACGTCTTCTCCTGGAGGCCATGGATGAGCTGGAGGTGGCCTTCAGTAACACCAGCATCCGAACAGACTGCAACCACATCTTCCTCAACTTTGTCCCAACTGTTATCATGGACCCCTCGAAG ATAGAGGAGTCTGTCCGCTCCATGGTGATGCGCTATGGCAGCCGCCTGTGGAAGCTGCGGGTCCTTCAGGCAGAACTGAAGATCAACATCCGCCTGACGCCAACAGGAAATGCTGTTCCTGTCCGTCTGTTTCTCACGAATGAATCTGGCTACTATTTGGACATCAGCCTGTACAAGGAGGTCAATGACCTAAGTTCTGGACAG ATCATGTTCCAGTCATATGGAGACAAGCACGGTCCTCTGCACGGCATGCTGATCAACACTCCTTATGTGACCAAGGATCTGCTGCAGGCCAAACGCTTCCAGGCTCAAACTCTGGGCACCACATACGTCTACGACTTCCCTGAGATGTTCAGACAG GCTCTGTTTAAGCTCTGGGGTCCAGGGGAAAAGTATCCTAAAGACGTGCTGATTTGTGCTGAGCTGGTTCTGGACCCACAAGGTCGACTGGTGCAGATGAACCGCCTACCTGGTGACAACGAT GTGGGGATGGTCGCCTTCAGGCTGAAGATGAAGACTCCAGAGTACCCCGCGGGCAGAGACATCATTGTCATCTGCAACGACATCACTCACATGATCGGCTCGTTCGGTCCTCAGGAGGACGAGCTGTTCCTCCGGGCGTCGGAGCTGGCTCGGGCCGAGGGCATCCCCCGCATTTACATCTCGGCCAACAGCGGAGCGCGCATCGGCCTCGCTGAAGAAATCAAACACATGTTCCAGGTGGCATGGATCGACCCTGCTGACCCCTACAAG GGTTTCAAGTACCTTTACCTGACACCTCAGGACTACACACGTATCAGCTCCACCAACTCTGTTCACTGTCACCAcgtagaggaaggaggagagtcCAG GTACATCATCATGGACATCATCGGGAAGGACGAAGGTCTCGGTGTCGAGAACCTGAGAGGATCTGGCACCATCGCTGGGGAAACTTCTCAGGCCTATGAGGAGATTATTACAATCAGCATG GTGACGTGTCGTGCTATTGGGATCGGAGCCTATCTGGTCCGTTTGGGACAGCGAGTGATTCAGGTGGAGAACTCCCACATCATCCTGACTGGAGCAAGTGCTCTGAACAAG GTTCTGGGCAGAGAGGTCTACACCTCCAACAACCAGCTGGGAGGAATCCAGATCATGCACAACAATGGAGTGACTCACACCACGGTGCCAGATGACTTTGAGGGCGTCTTCACCATCCTGCAGTGGCTCTCCTACATGCCAAAG GACAAACACTCTCCTGTGCCTGTCATAGCAGCTAAAGATCCAGTGGACAGAGAGATAGAGTTCACTCCTACTAAAGCTCCGTATGACCCCCGCTGGATGCTGGCTGGTCGACCTCACCCCA CGGTGAGAGGCGCCTGGCAGAGCGGATTCTTCGACCACGGCTCTTTCATGGAGATCATGGAGTCCTGGGCTAAGACGGTGGTGGTAGGAAGAGCTCG GTTAGGAGGAATACCTCTCGGTGTCATTGCTGTTGAAACTCGCACAGTAGAGTTCACCGTCCCAGCCGATCCAGCCAACCTGGACTCAGAATCCAAA GTTCTGCAGCAGGCTGGTCAGGTGTGGTTCCCAGACTCAGCCTTTAAAACAGCTCAGGCCATTTGTGACTTCAACCGTGAACGTCTGCCTCTCATGGTGTTCGCCAACTGGAGGGGCTTCTCCGGGGGAATGAAGG ATATGTATGACCAGGTACTGAAGTTCGGAGCCTACATTGTGGATGCCCTGCATGGTTTCCATCAGCCGGTGCTGGTGTACATCCCACCACATGCTGAGCTGAGGGGAGGATCCTGGGTGGTGATTGACCCCACCATCAACCCGCTGTGTATGGAGCTCTATGCTGACAAGGAGAGCAG aggGGGTGTGCTAGAGGCCGAGGGCACAGTGGAGATCAAATTCAGGAGGAAGGACCTGCTGAAGACCATGACAAGACTAGATTCAGTCTATGCCAGTCTGGTTGAGCAGCTTG CTTCCCTGGAGCCGTCTGACACCCGGTGCAGAGCGCTGGAGTCAAAGCTCAAAGCCAGGGAAGAATTCCTGTTGCCCATCTACCACCAGGTGGCAGTGCAGTTTGTAGACCTGCACGACACCCCAGGGAGGATGCAGGAGAAGGGTGTCATCACT GATATTCTGGAGTGGAAGAACGTGCGGACGTTCTTCTACTGGCGTCTCCGTCGCCTCTTGTTGGAGcaggtggtgaaatgtgagattCTGCAGGCCAACAAGGACCTCAGTGACGGACACGTGCAGTCCATGCTGCGACGCTGGTTTGCTGAAACAGAGGGAACCGTCAAG GCTTACCTCTGGGACAATAACCAAGCTGTAGTTGAGTGGCTTGAGAAGCATTTGTCCATGGAGGACAGCGGCACCCAGTCCGCCATCAGAGAGAACATCAAGTACTTGAAACGAGAAAACACTTTGAAACACATCCAAAG CCTGGTGCAGGCAAACCCTGATGTGGCCATGGACTGCATCATCCACATGAGCCAGAGCATCACTCCGTCCCAGAGGGTCAAGCTCTTGCATCTGTTCTCAACTATGGACAACACCAGTGCCAGTTAA